The Pomacea canaliculata isolate SZHN2017 linkage group LG14, ASM307304v1, whole genome shotgun sequence genomic sequence ATGCATTAAACTAAAGCAAATTAAGCAAACTACTTACAGTGTATAGAAGCAAATAAACATATAGggtaaagcaaaataaacatggGAGTAGCTCTTTATACCAACCATAATTTGCATGGGTGTCAGTTTCTTCAATGTCTCCCTATCCATTCCAAACACCAGGGCATTCAATGCACCATGAAGAGGCGCTGACAGGCAAGCTAGCACCACGAGTGCAAACACGTGGTTGTGGGGGGCAAAGGCATTTTGAATCCTACCACAAAAGCACAGGATCATTACTCTCTCAGTTACCAAAGCTCTTAGAAAAACATTGACTTGATCTACATCATACTGGATTatcaacatattttataaagcCATGTCCTaacatgttattttttattcacaCATTCGTACCACTTTCTATGCCACTAGTTTTGTCACCAATTCTCCTTATCATGTAATCTACGGAGGTAGTAGCAGGATGAATTACAGCCATCCAAAATCATAAGTACAAGAGTATACTTTCAATACCCAACATACTTTCTACACCAATGATCGCttcttattcatatttattaaaaaattaggTGATCCTTAACAagcataaaatacataaataagatttaaaaaatgaaaaaaaagaggcaCACCTGTTAATGAGGGGAAAGATGGAGACGATAAGATATACAAAAGGGTAGAGACGCAGAGGTTTGATATCCTCCCGCAGCATTTGCTGCAACAGTTCATTAACTTCAATAAAAACACTATATGACTTAGTACATCAATTGAAAATCATATATTTTCGAAATCCACTCAGAAGTATCTTTACATAACATAAATGCTACAAAGTATATTGTGCAACAGATTTCAGACGAGTGGGGCTAGAGTTATAGATTGTTTTTGGTTATGCTCGTTTTATTAAGCTGCACTTTTGTTGTGTGAATGGTGAATTGGGAAGACCAGTGAGAAAAGTTTGATAGAAagggtttctttttctgttattaattCACAGACTAATTTTGTAAAACTAATTTATCTTAGAATTTTATAAGATGAAAGAGTCATGCAGCTGTGAGTGGAGTAGGATGGGGCTTGTAAATAAATGAGTTGTACACTAATGTTTGACAATACTTGTAACTGAGTTGGAGTACTTTAAACTTTCTAGTACTGCCTTGCTGAATGTTTAGGTCAATATGGGTTGGGTATAAAGAGCCCCGGAAATCCATAATGTACCATCTGTTGGTTCACAATAAATAGTCAGATTGGTATGAATAATCTGGTTTTTGAAAACTCAAAATAATgtagtaaacaattaaaatgttacacagggaaaatatcagcaatgaataggaaattttaaaaaacacaacttacatgatttctttctgtgtctggGTCATAAGTGCCTTCCCAGGTGCTAGCCTGAACAATCCCACAAAGAAGcatacatgaacacatacaaaagatgtacatttttgattaagtgctttacaaaaaaaaaatagcataaacTTATATCTCTGtacttaaacaaaaaatataacacTTAAATGAAGAGTTTAGCTAAGGATGTTACTTATAAGCAGAATAAATCCTGATTATGTATTATGATCATTGCCTCTTCAATGCTATTGGCATAGTTCAAATTTGACCTGTTGAGGACAATTTCTAACTacataacacacaacacaaaaactcCAAGCTACCAAATAACTACTTACTATGTGGTAAGAACATATGCACACCAAGCCACATCGGCATCCCGTAATAGAGACTGAATGATGGCTTTAAAATGACAACCAAGAAAGCTGACAAACAAGTTGGTGACAATTTTGATAGATGCCAACCATGACTAAAGgggctgatgatgataatgtttgttGGATGGTAACCAAATCCACAATATACAAGAGAAATCAGATACAAATAAGACAACATATTTGCCAGATAAGAATGAAGCATTGATCATCGAGTCTAGATGGTGCCTTTCTACTGTATCTTCCTCTAGTCACTATGATCCTCTTATCATCCAGCAATGAGAGTCTTGATGTCATCCTTGACTTCATCTTTATCCATGCAGCTATATCCTATATGTCTCCTCTTTGATAAAAActtggaattttgttttttggttttttttaatatctctgGCACCTCTCTTCTATACATTGGTATCTGAGTACTGATATTACTGTTAAGCTAGttgtctcctttcttttctcatgCCAGGATTATTGCAACTCCCTTCTGCCACACTTCACACCCTTCAATTTTTCAGGTCTCTGCTGTTTGTCTGGTGCTTCAGGTGCTCAAGACTGATCAGATGaccctttctttcacttcattCACTGGCTACCCATCAGCAACTGTATCACATAAAATCTGGACTGTTTTTGCTGTACATGTCTCCATCGCTGCACTCCTTTTACCTTTCTTCTTGCCTCATCCTCCAGACTCCATCCCAGACTCCATACATCATTCAGCAGCTAATACACTCCAACTCCACATTTCCGACACACTATCCTGCTCTGGTCTCTCATCCCTATGCTTGGAACACTCTCCCATCACAACTCTGCCAGGCTgcttctttaaatgttttcaagtgGCAACTTAAAACTCACCTCTTCACAGTGTCTTTCAAACACCCCTCAGTGTCCTGAGGAGTATTAATGAGATCAATCCACTTTACACATCCAATAAACTAATATCTGTCAGATGAGCTGTATCGCTCACCTGGTctaaaattacttaaaaaagaaggaagaaaataataattggtGGTCAGAAAAATGTAGTTAACACTAAGTAGGAAAGTATGAATGCAGTACTCACCTTTCTGGACAAAGTTAAGATGATGTAGATGTAAGCAGCAAAGAGCAGGACGATGATAAGAAATAATGGTGCATACCAGCTGCAGTGAAATAATGATGCATTAAAATGGTTTAGTTccaaagacaaatataaaaaaagggagagagaaagcaatTTGTAGGACAGTACAGGTTTGAAAAcacctaaaaaaaataagatagaAAATGAAATCCATGTAATCTTGCTTTGCAAAATTCTATAAACATAACTAATGAAATACTAATTTTCTCCTCTACTGCTATGCTGTTGTGCATATTCCCCTTCAAAAGATGCAAAAAAAGGATGTGTCTTTACAAATCACATCATAATTATACTCACATCCCCAATCTCCAAGCAATGTCCTCCACAATCCagctgaaacatttatttttggtcttgttttactatttttatgaCTTTTAGTCATCCAAAAAATTGAGATATGAAGTGCAGGAATAATACCAATGCCACAACTTCACAAGAGCTCTTCAATGATTTTGGGAAAAaacttgtaaacaggtgtcacattcagagagaggTATATCAGAGCCAAGATATGAATCTGCAACAACCAAGTCTCACTGTCACGATGACAGGCGCTTTAGCTACTGTGCCATCAACTGTCCCAAAGTGTTAACATAGTGGTAAGATATGTAAGAAGCCCTGCAGCAAGACCCGATTGATCAAAACTGACTTACCACCAAGCTCCAGCAGGTCCATAGTGATCATTGATGAATGGCAAAAGCGACATGCACAGAGGAAGACCCCAGCACACTATATGGTAAACCCTTTAAAAAAGAAGCTCATTCTTTCAGTACAATGCCGTTGTCTCCCAAACAATTACAAGTATCATATGGTGTTTTTATCAATGTGATTTACAAATATActatttctctcactctcattccaaaacacacacacatgcacacttctACAAAATCTAGTTAAGTCAAAATGTTATTAGCATGAAAAGAATTTAATGGAAAATGTCTAAAACTCTAACtaatgattttttgttttatgactGTTACCTTGTTTGTACAAAGAAAACATCTAAATTACACATTGCAAGAAGGGATTATATGCAGCTTACAGCAAAACTTCCGTATATGATAGTCaaaatgttataattatatattatgattatttttccataaaaatgtcacttcattattttttacaatGACTTGTAGGAAATGTATTTTACACGCAAGAAAGTGAATTATGGTGTATAATGTAAATAACACAAAGATTTCCTTTTGAGAATAAGGCTCTGTCTATGTCCATTATTAGACTACAGATAATAGCTTTTCAAAAGAGTCTTTTTTGTTCTGACTATAAACACGTGGAATGAAGTCaagctacaaacaaacaacagcagagTTTGAAGAAAGCAAAtttcaaaatagaaataagTCAATTCATGCAGCCTGACCCTTCAAAGCGCTCAGTAGAAGTGGCGCGGACCACATTCATGTAAAGATTGAAGGTGATACATGCTACCCACAGAAGTACTGTCCAATCTGAACATCAAAGATTTGtatacagacaaacatacacaagtgcacacacatacacacaagcacacacacatacacattgaGATTAGCTCAATATTACATCGTTTCATCAAGGTTGTCTCATTTttaacatacaaagaaagaataaaaatataagagaTGCTGCTACTGCCAGGCATGATAAAACATATTACCAAGTTTTAAACTACTCAAccacctaaaaaaaattttataagaatttatacaaacagacaacaaacatacCAAAGAAGGTGAGCCACCAAGCTTGGAAGTCACAAAGTGGTCCATCTTCAATAGTGTTGCTCTGCAATTGTACATAAAGTCACTTGCTGACTCCACCATTTCAAAAGTTTGACCACTTTGTGTCATTTTGACCACTGCCAAGAAGTGATTCAACCACTGATTTTAATAGATTACATGACCAGGAGATAATGAGCAAGAAAAGTACATGTTGTAAAACATTTCTGCAAAATATATTCCCTTTCCCTCCACTTCGCAAGCTGAAATGCCGCTTCTAGCATgatcaggagaaaaaaaaagaacatgtaaACCCAAgattaattacttatttttctttgcccCAAAAACAATGTTGAGAAAATAAGATTGtttcataaacaacaaatatataatatcaataaagaaaaatcaatgTTTTATCCATAGCAGGGTACTTACCATAAGATATGCAATGCTGTCAAGAAGGGCTCCAatacttaaatataaaatcatcctctgaaaatacaatttaaaaaaaaattgccagaATGTGTAGAGAATAGAAAGGAATAACCATCTTGCCAAAATACATTCAAAGAATATGAACCAtcaaaaaaagttgtaaaaatacatttcatgaTTCATTACTTGTGGCAGTCACAAGTCATTTTGCTCCAAGACCATTTGCCTCAGTCATATCACCCTACAACCTGAGTCAAATCATCCCAGCTATCTCCATTTTGTCCCAACACCGAAAAGTCAAATTGTTCCAGGCCCAAAAGATGAATCTACCACCAATGACACAAGTAgattaaagattttgtcatcattatattgtgaacttgtattttgtttttttctggccTATTATTACCATATTTAGAGGTGTCACTGTTTGGGTACTCAATCATTTAGCTTGAAATGCACCACTGTTATCAACTGTGAAATCcacttcaaaaacttttttaaaatgtgctacATAAATCCATTAGGATaacaaatgatgacaaaatctttaatttaaaaaatctgcatgTGTATTGCCAAGCAGCCATTTTTTGTTTGGTAAAATGGTGGCTAAACTTATTTGCATGGCTCTGGTTAAAACAGGCAGCTAAACTTACGTATCTATATTGTTCAAACAATATGGatcttttggtaatatttgatgctAATAGATACCTGTGTCATCTGTGTTTGATTAatcttttgggcctgggacAATTTGACTTTCGGTGTTAGGACAAAACGGCCTTACCTAGGATGAAATGGACATAGCTGGGACAATCTGACTCAAGCCGAGGGACAATATGACCAAGGTGAAATGACCCACCCCCTCTGTAGCatatgaaaaaatatcaataacCATTTGAATGGTAACTACAACAAGATTTTTACTTTAAAGACAATGTATGAAATTTCAACAGCTTTCTGCCTCTTTTCTATCAATCCCCTCCACACATTACTGCTTTAAAAAGTGGAAACTAAGTGTTAAATAATTATTACCTGAGCAAACACAACATACTTCCGGAACAACCAGATGACAGCTAtcataaataaactgaaattaaaaaatggatctcacataaataaaggaaatacaTGAAGAAGAAGGAGTCTTAGGTATCCTTTCACTTCGATGCCAGTTggcttaaaagaaagaaataagattcTTTTAAATGGTTAGTCAGATTTCTTAGTTGTGGAAAGCTTAGAGATTTCTCAGACAGAAAAGctgcatacatacacaaataatattctctatatcattttgtttattcctcATTACTCCTCGAAGAGCATAAAGCTGCAGTATTCTCTATAtaagtatacatgtatacataacaTTCTAGTGGATTCAGCTGAACCCAGGTTAGTCAGACccccttaaaaatatttaaagcaattGGAAATGAAAAAGCCAATATTATTTTCGATTTGCTTACCATCCTGTAAGTGAAAATGCCCCTGCAACTTTACGGATTGTGATCACCGTTTCCTgcaacatatattttttttatagaaaaaagacattttatttttaaagtgtaagtTGCAAATGCAATGGGCTACAACTTCagtagaaaatttattttaaattgatgtATTCTAGAAGAATATTGACCTCACCACACGCGTATGTACCCATCCTCAGTCACGGTgggcgcgcgcgtgcacacacacacatgcagatagGAAGAGTGACAACAATCACCTACTGTTAACACCATGCCACAGTAAGTCAGATACAGATCTTGCATTTTAGGAAGGTCTCCTAATAACAACCTTTATTTTGAAGAACGGTCATTTATAAGTGATGTTTTGTGCCGTAATTTTCGTATGTATAAGTGAATCTATGTGTGAGAAAACAAAGTCagtttcggaaaaaaaaaaggtctgtaAAATCAAGGAAGTCTATCACAAACTCTTCTGCGCTTATCGTCATGTTATTGCTGTTTGCTTGTCTCTTcatttttgattgtttgtttttgacagtGATTGAATTGTCGAGATAGTTTTCGTTAAGATAGCCGATCTGCTGGAGTACCTATATAGTGACGATCAGGTACGTGTCGTTGCGATTGTAGGTTCAGTGCTGGTGTTGGCTCAGCACACTAACATTAACTATATTCATCCTGATTAATCCCACCTTGGATATAACTGTTGGAATTATTTTAGGAAGGCAAAAGGCAAGTGAAAACACGGACGTTGTAAAGACTTCACAAACAAGTAACTAAATAACAGATTTACTTACACATCGATCTGTGTTTTCAGGAAAACTACTGCACGAAACTGTATTAGTCAGATTTGCCATTACATCTAAGTCTTGCGAAATTGTAAATAGAACAGCAGCATAAAATCAAATCTTGGAAACACAGTATTGCATAGTGATGTTTCTACTTATTCTAAGCAGACGAGTCGTAATGACATGTAGGAATGAGTCAATGTAGGGATTTTGCTTTCCTGTTTCTACATAGACAAAACTTGCACGCGTGTAAAATTACTCGATAAACtaacatttattataaaatttatgtttggTTTCATTGTAGCAAAAATGGAATATTTCTACTAAATTTTTActtaagagaaagaaattgcAGAAAATTTTAGGCCAAACAATGACAACGATGCTAATGTTTGGAAAATGCTTTTCACTTATTCTTGCACTGTTGCCCAACAACCGGAagtttttagaattttttacaagttttgggTATTCAGATTACGACATGCAAAAGTAGAAGTAGCAGTTCATCGTTCCCTCACGTGGCAGAGTTAGAAACGTcataacaaatgaaaatgacCGAAACCAGGTGGGAGACAATAAAGAATATTGATATCTATAAAATTAATGtacttttattctctcttaTAGACTTGCGATGGATGTGAATACAAAGAAAAGGCAGATAAGCATAAGGACAAAGTTTACGCAACCTTTCACCTCTACAACTACACGTTGTTACTTGCACCAGTTTCACGAAAGACTCGCTGAATGTaaactgtatataaaaatataatgaataacaataaacataaaatacaatcaATAGTCACTTATTTTGTCGGTAGTATATTTTTGCTAAAATAACACTATGTACCGCTAAAGTATTGCGCAATTTTGGTCAACCTTGCGGCCCAATAGAATCATTTTGACAACATCGTGGGGGTTTTATGTTCATTGAGCACTGCAATATCATAGTTTTATATTCTGTCTCCACCGCAACCCGCACAAACTTTCTAATACGCCATGAATAATAAATTTGATGCGTAAGTATATTAAACAACGTTATTACTGCTGATGCTGCgaatgatgattattatgaatCTGTTGGGACTAGGATACATACGGCGAGAGCTTTAAACGATTAGTACTGAAAGATTCGAGAGAGATTTGAGTTTCATGCCATCTTTCTGGAGAGTGGTCCtcgttaaaagaaaaacaacaaaatttttgttaaatgattGCATGGATAATAGTGAAGCAGACAATATgatgcaagaaaattgaaatcatatatatatatacattagatgcatactttttttcttaggtGCTATATGCCAATTACTCAAACATGTGAAACattatttctgaaatactttttCAGGCTTAAGCTGGAAGACAGTGGCGAAGATGATGAAGGGAGTCAGATTGACACTTTCCGGCCTGCGCCTGTAAGACTATTACTAACGGGTGTATATCAAAGTGATGGAATTAGGAACGTGTGTCAAACTGTTACTACACATTCAGCATTATTTCCACACCATTGCTTCCTCACTTCAGTAcagttttgtcttttatctgACATGATttactttgctttctttgttttgtgtttcctgGTAATATTCAGTAACATACCTAAAGGCCAGACAGTTACATTCTTTTTTGGATAGtgatttctttaaattgtttttggtcacattttaaacaaattcttgATTTACTAATTCTATAAACAAGCTATCACAATGACACATTTTAGTCCCAtgcaaattgttttataaaaacagTATCATCTATAACTTTCTGCTTTTTGCACAGAAAAattgataaaactttttatagGATTTTGACTTGAGAGTACCAATAAAATTGTTATTGCTTCAGTGGTCTGATCCAAAATCGGGTGAAATTCTTGCACAGTTCTTTTTCCCTTGTGCTTTTAATCAGGCTGCTATTAATACTTGTATATAATTACTTGTTACTACCTAATCTGGTGTATGTTACTCCATAGTTGTTTTGTGCTTACAGAAACCTGGGCCTGGTGAGCACCCCCTCCAGTTCAACTATTCTATCTGGTTTTCAAAACGAACTCCTGGTAATAAAACAAGTACAACCTTTGGTCAGCACTTGAAATTTGTGGCATCATTTGCATCTGTGAGTACTTTGTTTAGATCATGTCCTAATGACcacagtttagtttattctccctcgaggagcataggctGCAACACCTGATGA encodes the following:
- the LOC112555211 gene encoding cyclic AMP receptor-like protein A isoform X1; the protein is MANLTNTVSCSSFPENTDRCETVITIRKVAGAFSLTGCLFMIAVIWLFRKYVVFAQRMILYLSIGALLDSIAYLMSNTIEDGPLCDFQAWWLTFFDWTVLLWVACITFNLYMNVVRATSTERFEGVYHIVCWGLPLCMSLLPFINDHYGPAGAWCWIVEDIAWRLGIWYAPLFLIIVLLFAAYIYIILTLSRKASTWEGTYDPDTERNHQMLREDIKPLRLYPFVYLIVSIFPLINRIQNAFAPHNHVFALVVLACLSAPLHGALNALVFGMDRETLKKLTPMQIMTALQARVHPQEVREYPLAVGHLDDLEATPDNSKFRHVAYTRLH
- the LOC112555211 gene encoding cyclic AMP receptor-like protein A isoform X2 yields the protein MANLTNTVSCSSFPENTDRCETVITIRKVAGAFSLTGCLFMIAVIWLFRKYVVFAQRMILYLSIGALLDSIAYLMSNTIEDGPLCDFQAWWLTFFDWTVLLWVACITFNLYMNVVRATSTERFEGVYHIVCWGLPLCMSLLPFINDHYGPAGAWCWIVEDIAWRLGIWYAPLFLIIVLLFAAYIYIILTLSRKASTWEGTYDPDTERNHQMLREDIKPLRLYPFVYLIVSIFPLINRIQNAFAPHNHVFALVVLACLSAPLHGALNALVFGMDRETLKKLTPMQIMIALRSKFTPRAKVLEYPHLSSSPSTQDFPSECFPTDP